AAGGTGGCCCTTGGCTCTCAGGAGGACAATTCAGCCACCCCTGAGGGAGATCTGAATAACATAACAATGTGAGGAACCCTGACCCTGAGGGTCCAGGAacaggactgggggggggggggcagccgggTTAGTACATGAAATCCACTCAGTGCTGGAGTGCTGGGCTGGGGAGTCTGGGGGAGGGCAGACTGTGGCCCTGACCTTAAGGAGCCTTGTatagggtgggggaagggagaggacagcCAAGAAACCGTTCTGTATTACGATGTGGTTGGtgtcaggaagaaaagaaaacttgtaagggttggagggtggggcagggtgttGATGCCACTTCAAACAGTGATCTGAAAGAGCTGCTTTGAGGAGGGAAGTTCAAGGAGGCCGAGTGGAGAGAGCTAAGACAGTGGCCATTTGGCTTTCACGGCTATTCCAGGTGTAGGAGCAGAGTAGATGTGTACACGATCGTAATCCTCTTCTGCTCAAACCCCCCAAGACTCACCTCTCCAAAAACCAAGACTTTCAAGTGGTCAAAAGACCCTCTCGCAGCTGACTCCATTTTCTCAGAGCTCAACCCCCCTCCTGTCCGTCTCCTCcctcattatttattattattattattattattattattattattattttgtgtagtgaaagtggaaatttattgaagaaatattacagactcccacgtggggaaggggaaagaatctcacagcacagactcccaagtggggaggggaagagtccCTCCTCCTTGTTATTCTTGACCAGAGACTCGCTGACTCCCTCACATCCCTCAGGTCTCAACTCCACCATACCTTTCCCTGGTGTGGGGAGAAAATtgaggcccccccgcccccacacacatgTCACCCTGCCCCTTTATAACCCTTCCTAGCTTTGTTTGGCTCCAGGTGACACTGGTCACCCAAGAAGGAACTCTATTTTAAATAGTTGTCTTGTTGAGCATAGTCTCCCTGAACCAGTAAactcggggggaggggcggggaggcccCGGGATTATTGTCTGTTGGGTTCGCTGCAGTGTCcccagtgcttagaacagtacctggtgCACCATGGGCTCGCGATAAAGGTTTGCCCAGTggatttttattatgtatttactGAAAAAGTCCAAGCTACGGTTAGGACCGGGCACAGTTAGGAACGTAGCCCCGACCGTTTTCTCCCTCCTGGGTGCTTGTGGGggtgctgtgcctcagtttcaccaGCCCTAAAACGGGATCTGCAGTCGCCGTTTCTATGCCGGCCGCGTGAGCTGGATGCCCTTAGGTGTAGCCTTCCGCCGGTCCGGTCCCCGTGGGCACGGCTCAGCCTGAGCGTGGCCTCCAGCCGGGCCCCCGCGCACCGCCCCTTCGgctcccgccggccccgcccccggtggGCGGAGCCACGGCCGGGCCAGCACGTGTAAAAGTTCGCGGCCAGTCGCCGCAGTCACTCACCTGAGCGTCTCGGCCCGAGCGCACACGCCTCGCGCGCCTTCCGCCCGCCGGCCCGCCAGCCCGCCGGGTCGTCCGCTCCGCGACCCATGTCCCGCCGCAAGGCCGGCTGCATGCCCCGCCGAGTCGACCCCGAGCCCGCCGCCCACACCGACGACGAGACGGAGATGGGGGACCTGGTCATCGACGTGAAGCCCGAGCCGCATCCGTGGCCCCTACAGGCCGCAGGGCTGCAGCGGGGTTCCCCAAAGGAAGTGCCCGCGCCGGGCCGCCTCGAGGGCGCACCCCGCTACTGCCCTAGCCTGACGCCCGCCGTCGGTACCCTCCTCGCCCTCGGCTTGCAGAACCAGCCGGCGCCGTGGACTTCTCTGGTCCCTAATCCTCACGGTAAGAGCCCCCTGTGCCGGGCCCCGCGACCCTCCCCTTTCACTCTCGGGTGGGACGCCGGCCTCCGGCACCGCTCcgcggcccctgcccctgccccggccgTGTTTCCGTAGCTGGGTCCTGGCTCCCTTCTCACCTCCGGGTTTCCCCTCTCCCTCGGAACCCCCAGCCGGTTCTGGCCCCACCCCGTGCTCACCACCCGCTTCCTCCCTGCAGACCGCCAGCCCTGGACTGACAAACACCCAGATACGTTGACCTGCGGCCTCTGCCTGCAGACCTTCCCGCTGAAGGCCATCACGGCTTTCATGGACCACAAGAAGCAGGGCTGTCAGCCCTCGAGAGGCCCCAGCCCTTCCGCGGACTCAGGTGAGTAGAGCTGGGATGCAACCCCCTCTCAAGTTCAAGGGCCCGGCTTCCTGTGGGAGAAGGGGCTGAGCTGGACAGGCGGGGCAGTGAGCACTACTTCCCCTTTCTGGCTCCCCATCGGGTGTAGCCTAGGCGTGGCCAGGGCCTGCCCTGTCCTAGGGCTGGGACTAGTGGTGGTGcgaagggtgggggcagggctgggcagggaaggaggatggCCCACTGGGTGTGGCCAGCCCCAGAAGACTGGTCTGGGGACTTGCCACACACGCCCCCCCAATCTGGTTTCACTTCTCCTTCCCCTTGGCCAGAAATAACTGGCCAGGTGGCTGGACCAGTGTGGCAGTAGGGGGACCCTGGGGAGGGCGGtggtctgggggaggggcggcctgAGGCCAGCTGGAAGGGTGGTGTTGCCCCCTCCCCTGGAATCTCCCAGTCGTGCTTGCTGGGAAGCCCCTGGTTTGAGCCGCGTCCTCCTGTCTGGGCACCTGGGTTCCTTCTCTTGGAATGGAATTAAACCCTTACCGTGGCACTAGGCTCAGGATTTTCAGTCCCGCGCCTATAAACCTGGGATTTTTTCGAAAAGGGCTGGGCCACAGGGAGGGTCCTATATTGAAAGGAAGAGCTGTGATCAAATCCGCTAGAGTGCgagcagggaggggctgtgatGGAATTATTGGAACGAAACACAGACTCTTGGAGGATTGCGGACTCAGCCCAGCTAAGGTTTACTGAGAGATTACATGGACCCAAACTCTCAGTTGTTCCCCATTTGAGGTCACAACAACCCCGAAAGGGAGAGGATCCCCATATTCTAGCAAgtgtggaaactgaggttcaaagagggGGTtctttttaaatacgtttttattgattttaattttttgtgtgtgttttttgttaatcttcacctggagatatttttccattgattctgagagagagagtggaagggggggggggtgagaaacatcgatgtgcctcctgcatgtgccccaccaagtacgtgcctttgacctttgattggaatcgaacccgggaccctttggtctgtaggccgatgctatccactgagcaaaaccggctagggctagcaCACTGGTTTTGGTCACCTTGAGCAAGGCCTTCCTGACCCAATATGAAATAGCACTCCCTGTCCCTCACTCTGCTTTAactttgcactttttttttttttttacttattcacTTTTCCACaaagatttcctttcttcttttaaagttgatttgtaccacttacttatgcattcattggttgcttcttctatgtgctctgactgggggttgaacccacaaccttggcacatggggatgatgctctatccaattgAGCTACTGGGCCAGGAGGGCATCTCTGATTTTCAAGCACGGAAAGAACCCTTGCATACTCATCATCCACTCCCGGCTTTCCTTGCTTCTTGTCCATCTACCGCCCTCCCTGAACATcagcttcctgagggcaggggtTTTCCCTGTCCTCTTGCCGTTTTGGGGCCCTAGAACAGGCTTTCCCACAGAATGTGTCCAGCTGGCAAACTGTGACCACTACTGTATGCTTTTTACCCATCACACTAACACCCAGCCTGTCTCTGCAGAACTTGAGGACCTGAAGGCTTTGACTTGCCTCCGCTGTGGCCGACAATTCACCAAGGCCTGGAAACTGCTGCGCCATGCCCAGTGGGACCATGGACTGTCCATCTACCAGACGGAATCCGAGGCCCCAGAGACTCCGCTGCTGGGCCTGGCGGAGGTGGCTGCAGCCATGTCAGCAGTGGTGGGGCAGGAAGTGGAGGCCAAGGGCTCCCAGGCGAACAGCCTCCCCCGGCGGAGCCCCACCTGCGCTGTGTGCATGAAGACCCTCAGCTCCTTCAGCAACCTCAAGGTGCACATGCGCTCGCACACGGGCGAGCGGCCCTACGCCTGTGACCAGTGTTCTTACGCCTGTGCCCAGAGCAGCAAGCTCAACCGCCACAAGAAGACCCACCagcagctgcagcctcagagcccCGACACGGCCAAGGCCAGTCAGGAACAGGCCTCAGCTGCCCCTCCGGAGCCAGCCGCCCACGCCGCTGCCCCAGCCCGGACTCTCCTGTGCAGCCGTGAAGGGGCTGGAGCTGCCGACACAGCAGGTGTGCAGGAACCGGGGGCTCCAGGTGGTGGAGCTCAGGCCGGTCCTGGTGGGGACGGTTGCGGTGTGGCCATCAAGGAAGGGAGAATCAACTCTGCCCAGATCCCGGAGAAGTTGCCTAAGAAGACTCCAAAGACAGTGGGCAAGAGCCACGGGCCCGGGGGCAGCTGTGAGTTCTGTGGGAAACGTTTCACCAACAGCAGCAACCTGACTGTGCACCGGCGCTCACACACCGGGGAGCGGCCCTATACCTGCGAGCTCTGCCCCTACGCCTGTGCCCAGAGCAGCAAGCTGAACCGCCACCGCCGCATGCACGGGCTGGGGCCCGGCGGGGCCCGCTTTGAGTGCCCCCACTGCCGTGTGCCCTTCGGCCTGCGGGCCACCCTGGACAAACACCTGCGGCAGAAGCACCCCCAAGCAGGCGGGGAGGCCTGAGTGGCAGGAATGCCTTcccccctgccaccactgctcatGTATCTGTTGATCATGTCCTGCTGTGAAtaaatcctccctccctccctcgttaTACACGTGTGGACTTCGCTTTCTCGGGGCATCTGAGGTGGGGCAGGCGGCTTCCCCTCCTTGGGGTGGACGGCTGGACAGACCGGTTTGGAATGAGGGGGTGAGGGAAAGGCCAGCCCCCAGTGCCTGTGGCTCGGCAGGACTGGCACAGAAAGCCGTGCTCCCGGTTCCTGATGTGGGCgagggcagggagaggcctgGACCTGTCACCAGAGGCCCTGGGCAAAGtcctggcccatcctccacacgtGGGTGCTGGGCCCTTCTCCTACTGCATGGAGCCCCTGCCCTCACTGGGCCGCAGGCACAGATGCAGCCAGGCTTCCCACACAGGCAACACGCGCCTGTCCCCTCACTCCCAGCAAGTctgtctccacccccacccccaccctcaccccgctGGCTGGTGGACAACGGAGTTTGGGAGCCCGCACCCAGCACACGGATGACACGGAGGCCAAGTGAAGGCAATTAAATAACGTTTATTTCATTAGAGAACAAAATCAGCAGCATCACAGCCTGAGCCCTAACCcatcccagcccctcagcccccacgCTTCTGCCTAATGTCGGTAATGGGGGCTGCGGGATCTGGACCTTGAGCGcctgggaagaaagagggagggccCATGAGGGCTAGGCAGAGCAGGGGAGGCccgtgcatgtgtgtacatgtatatacacGCACCAACACACTTGGGGATCACTTGGGCTTCAGTGGCTGCAAAGGAGGGAGGCAGCCCTACAACTGGAGGGTGCAGGGTGGAAAGGGATGAATCCAACCCAGCCAGACCTCCCGCACAGGACAACTGGGATTTCCCAGGGAGCTGGTCCGGCTTACTCACCTTCGGGAAGAGCTGTACTCTCGAcctagaaaggaaggaggaggtgaggaCAAAGCAAATGCCCAGGAACGGGCCCCAGGGCTGGACTTCTGGTCTCACCTTCCGCTGATGCTACACCAGCACGTCCACTGCTGGGACTACAACCTGTGCCGCCCGCCCACCCACACCAATGTGCATTTCTTCCCATCCTGCAATTCCCTTGTGACTGAAGCAACACTGCATGCCtgcctgtgtgcacacacacacgcatcttaagagttttaacatGTGGAAATGTGGTTTTTTTATAATCAGTTTTGACatcacttctctttttttaaaaatatttttttattgatttcagagaggaaggaaagggagagatagaaacatcaatgatgatagaatcATTACTGGCTGCCCCTGCTTGCTGCCCACTGAggctcaagcccgcaacccaggcatgtgccctgacctggaatcaaaccgtgaccacctggttcataggttgacgttcaaccgctgagccatctGGGTCAGACcacttctttttgttctttttgttaatcctcatctgaggatatttttccattgatttttagggagagtggaagagaaagggaaagaccaagagaagcatcgatgtaagagaaacacatcaactggttgcctcctgcataagccctgacAAGGGCCGGctaaggaggagcctgcaacgtgCCTGTGACCGTGCCTgtgcccggaatcaaacccggggccctttggtctgcaggctctATCCGCTGAGACAATCTGCTCCTTTTTAATGCCCccgagcctgcagcccagatcTCCCGGCCCAGTGACCATGGGACACTCACTGTAACGGGGGGAAGGCGAGCGGCTCTGCCGACTGTACTGGCGTTcccattcttctctctccttctctcggCGTTCCCGTTccctgcaggggggaggggaggcaaccCAGGGCGGGGTGAGTATGCTGCCCAGAACACTGAACTCAGGGCAAGTGCTTCATATCCTAGTCCCAGTGGAAGAGCAACCATCCCCTCTTGGAAGATGAGGACACAGAGTCAGAGGGGATGCTTGCTAGGCAGAGCCTGGACTCCCACCCTAGTCAGCCTTGCTATGAAAGGCTCGCTGAACCAACAGAAAGGAGGGCCGCCTCGTTCAATCATGTCCTGTCCCACTCCACGCAGTCACAGAGCTCAGGGACTTACATGCTAAATGCTTAATTGGTTTTCAACAGAATGACTGGGATTTGCAAACCTAAGGGCGACATTTACCGGGCACCTTCTCCTGGCTGAGGTGGGACAACTATTCCCTCCCGATTTAAGTAGCTGAGCAAATTAAGACTCAAACAAGAGAAAGGCCCATAGCTGGTGGACGAGGCAGGATCAGAACCCAGGTCTGACGGATGAAGCTGAGTCCTTCTGCATTCTGCCTCCTAACGGAAGCACACAGCAGCCTCGAAAACCCAACCCACAAGGGAAGGGGCGTGTAACAGTGATGTTAACGATGACGACGAACTGCAGTGGGATTGGGCATCGGGccttcccatgtgccaggcaccacacTGGGAGCCTCAGAGTAGGACCCTGCCAAGGCACCAAGGCAGGGGCATTGGCACGTCTGTCTCAGAGGAAGGAGTCCTGGCCCAGAGGGGGTCAAGTTACTTGTCCAAGGACCACAGCAAATACAGAGTGGAACCAGAGCTACTGACAGGCAACAAGGTCCTGCCACTGACTGATGTCCCTCCTTGCTAATACGGAACACTACGGCCTccagtgtggggcggggggggaaggggcagggcctgaggcCTTATGGGCACTAATCCTTGAGTTAGCCTGTGAGGGCCACACAGACACAGAGCTGGCCCTCAACTGCAGTGGAAGACACAAAACGAGAAGAGaagcagaggggacaggagagaaGCTGTCTCCCCGCACTGGGCCAGACCAGCCATGGGGCTGGCTGGCGTTCAGCCCTCCCACAAACAACACCGCCTCAGTGTTCTGGGGGCTGAACACACAGCAGCCAGACCCGGCATCTCAGTGCAGACACTGCTAATAAGCAAGCACACCAAACAGACTGCACGCCAGGTGAGGGTTAGTGTTATGAAGCACACAGAACAGGGTTGGAGCTGGGAGCGTTTTGGGGTGCTACTCTGGACAGGATGGTCAGGGAGGAGATTGCCCAGTGGACTGAGGGAGGGAACCAGGTGAGGATCTGGGAAACAGCAAAGGaaatgggagctgggagctggtggAGCAGGGTCATTGTGGCTGGAATAAGCTGGGGATGCAGGGAGGAAACAGGGCCAATGGAGGGTTCTGGCAGGGCTATAGCTCAGAGCTGGAAGGCAGGGAACGAAGGAAATGGGGGGCTTCCCAGAAGGAGGTGGCTGCGGCTGATACAGGGAGCAGAAGGCTCTTACTTCATACGGATCTTGCGGGCCATCGCGCGAAGCTCATCTTCCCGctcctgaggcagagatggcagTGAGGGCTGGCCCAGCTGGCACCCGCCCGAGCCCCGCCTCTCACTCCACCCTTACCTGCCGTTCATGCTCCTGTTGTATCATCTTCTCCTGGGCGGCCTTCTTATCCGCCTTGACTGTGGGGAGGAAGGGACGCAGTGGCTTGGTAGGCCTCCAAGCTCAGAGGGCCAGCCAGCCTACCAACGCCCTTAGCACGATGGCAGCAAAGCAGCGTGCACACCCACTCCTCCCCAGAGTGCCTCTCCTACAAGGccaggctggaaggagggggagcGAGGAGACttgggggacagaagggggacATACACTGTCTGTTCAGTGCCTTCTGCATCCTCAGCTTCAGCTTCTCCTGTGGCGTcagcttgggctggggaggggggaaaagaggtgggagagggggtgggtgtCCCGGAGTTCCCACAACCCGCCTCATTCAAGAGCCTGGGACTTTTGGGGGCATGTGGGGAGGGGCAAGCTGTGGACCTGCCATGAAGGGCTGGAGGTCCAGGACAGACGGAGccccggggagcagggaggagaaggggacaTGGATTTCATGGGGACAGAATCCTTCCGGTCCCCTTAATCCCCGGGGCTGGGTCCCCcggcccccccggcccccctgcAGGCCCACCGGGCCCAGCACTCGGGCACTGCTGCTGCGGGAGTTAGACGGGCGAGTTCCAAATTCTTACTGACTTTGGCAGCTCCTGTCTCTTTACCAGCGGCAGGTTCAGTCCTGGGAGGAGGAAAGAACACCTGCTATCTCTGACCCCACACAGCCTCACACAGCCCTGACCAGCGACCAGGCCATGGGTCTCAGGCACCCCAGTCCCTCTCGGATCTGACCCCTCTGATCCATCATCCAAGGCAAGGCCCTGCCTCCTCAGACCCACCCTCCCAGGTCAGGGCCATGTTCCCTCACACCTCCCAAGACACAGGCAAGTTCAAAACGAAAACAGTCGAGTTCATCCCATCTCAGGCTGACaatcctcctcccccagccctgcacctgctCACTTTTTCAGCTTCTCGCCCACAGCAGGGGACGACGCCGGCCTGGTCAGCTTCTCCCTTGGGGGTGATGACGAGTGACTCTGGCTACGGCTTCGACTACaactgcggctgcggctgcggctctggctctggctggggctggggctgcggctCCGAGTCAGACTGCGGCTTcgggatgggctgagggaccagctGCTGCGGCTGCGGCTACTGCTGTGGTGCCTGGGACCCCGGCCGCCCCGCCTGTACCAGTCCCCTGAGCGGGAGCGGCTCCTGACGGCACAGTGGGGCAAGAGAGGGGCCATGAGGCTCCAGGGACCCCattcacaccaccaccacccccagctcTTAACCTACAGTCCTCCTACAAGGCCCTGTGGCCCTGTGGTTGGTCCAGGTGTGACTACCTCTCTCCAGCTCCTTTCCCTCAGAAATCCTAGCTGCTCCCTGGCCTCACTCAGTTTAAATAGAGACCACCTTCTAGATACAACCACCCCAAACTCACTAGACACCCACTTCCCTACCTCCCTGGGAGGTGGCCTCTGGGAAGGTGGGCCCTGGCTGGTCAGCACCCCTTTTACATAGTGTGCCCAGCTCCGGGCACCCAAGAACCACATTCTCACCTTGCCAAGGGTCTCACACCAGTGGGGCCCAAGCCCTAGCCCCACTCCCCACCAGGCTGCAACACACACCTACCAGACCCGGTTTGGGAGTGAGCAGCCCCATCCTCTCTGCTTGGGACTGGCACTCCTCAGGTAGGGCTCACTGGCAGACTGGCATCTGACATGTGACCAgtccccactcccccagcctTTCTCCTGTTATCACCCTGGGTCAGCCTACAGGGAATGACCTGGAAGCCAAATCCAGGCCCCACGCTGATTCCACTGGGGCTGTCCTGAGTTTTTAGAAAGTTcaaatttgccctagctggtatggctcagtgaacagaacgtcggcctgcggactgaagggtcccgggtttaattctggtcaaaggcacatacctgggttgtgggctcaatccccagtagggggcatgaaggaggcagccagtcaatgattctctgtcatcattgatgtttctatctctctccctcactcccttcctctctgaaattaaaaaaaaaaatgccgaaaccggtttggctcggtggatagagcgtcggcctgcggaccgaagggtcccgggttcgattccagtcaagggcatgtacctgggttgcgggcacatctccagtgggggaatgcacaggaggcagctgattgatgtttctaattcctatctctcttccttcctctgtgaaaaatcggtaaaatattatttaaaaaaaaaaatgttaaaaaacgtttttaaaagaagaaaccttaaaaaaaatagaaaattcaaactTGTTGGCAATACTGAAAAAACAAGAGCTGCCCTTTAAAAATCCACACTCTCATCTTTTCTTGAGAAACCAGGCGACTGGGCAATACCAGGCCTGTCACTGAGCAGCCAATGACCCCTTCGGATGGGACGTGTGCTCTACCTGGCCCTCCATTTTGCTTGCCAGACCCCGTAGATAGCTACCgttgaggggcatgcaggaataATACAGGTGACAATGCTGGCAATAGTAACAGTCCTTCCCGACCGAGGCTATTGTGTAAGGACTAAGCAGTGACATGGATTTACTTGTCACACTTTCACAACGAAGGGGATACTATCTCTAATTCACAGACAAAGAAATGGCGGCCTGAAAGTTCACTAGCAGGGCCAGAATTTATACCCAGGCAATCGCTCCAAGGTCCATGTTCTCACCCATCGAGCTGAGCTGCCTTTCCACAAGCAGCCCTGATCCCACCGGGTGAGAGAGAGATGCCCCAGTCTCCAGACGCTTTCTGTCCTATGTCATCTGCAGCACTCGCCTCAAACCCTGCCTTCCCCACAAAGGGCTGTCCCAGCTCTAAAGGCCAGATTCTGCTCCAAACCACAAGACTCCCTGGAGTGTCCATGTACCTCTCCACCTCTCGGCCTAGGAACTCCCTGTGAGAAGGGCAGCTCGGTCTTGTCCCCACAGCATCCCTGAGCAAGGTGGCGGTGCCCCAGCCATGTCGCCATGCTTGGAGCTGCCTCACAGAGTGGGCCTCCCTCCCACAAACCCAGTGCTTCTGGTCTCACTGACCTCAGGGCCCAGGTCACCAGCAGGTCCCTCACCCCCATGCACACCAGGCCCCACGTACCTGCTTCTGCGGCGGGGCCCATACCCACCACGTCGGGGTGGTGAATGGGAGTAGCGGTGTCCATCTCGGGAGCCTCCACCTGAGTGCCGCCGGCCACGGCTGCGAGACCGGGAATACCGCCGGGAGCGGGACCGGGAGCGAGACCAGGACCGGGACCGGGAGCGCGCGTGCCGGCCTGAGCGATAGTAGCCCCCACCACGGCGGGAGCGGGAGCTGGAGCGAGAGCTGGAACGGGAGCTGGAGGTCCTCGaggcagaagaggaagaggaggaggaggaggagcggcggctgcaggcagggcagagggcaggtcaGTACTGGCCTGAGCCCTagcgccccctgccccaggtcccCCCACAGTGGCCAGGACTGTGGCCAGGGCGTAGGGCGAGCAGCGTGAGCGTTACCGACCGGGCGTTGGCATTACGTCCCGGGGCAGGGCCGCCAGGCTGAGGGGGTGCGGGAGGCTTCCCTGTGGCAGCCCCTGATGCAGCTGCCGCTGCGGCTGCGGCCGCTGCCTCCTCATCGCTGCCCCCAAAACTGGTGATGAAGGTGATCTTCTCCTCACGGCCCGGAGTcggggagcgggagcgggagcgagACTCGGAGCTGGATTCCGAGGGCGACCTACAGAGGAGGGGAGGTGCTCAGTCATCAGGGCCCTCGAGCCTGTCTGCCAGCGAAGGATTCGCACTGCAGAGCGACAGCAATGAGAACAACGTGGGACCTGACACCCGCGCCCACCAACAGCCACAAGGGCTGTGTAAGGATCTGATTCAGAACCAGGTAGCCTTTTCAAAAGAGCCAGGAAAGGGAATGACAGAGAACTGTACTGATTTTGCCTGGCTTTGAAAAGGGAGGAGCAGATCTATATATTTAACATGGAACCATTTCCCAATATATATGttaagtgtgtgtgggggaggaggggggcggttCTAAGACATTAAAGTATGGTACAATGCCAGGCCTCTCAGCGAAAGGTGCCTCGCCTCACATATCCTCCCAAAAGCCCCTTGAACAGGTCCCACCCACCCCGTTCTCATGAGGGAATTAGGTCAGACTGAAGTCTGTCCACCCTCAAATCCCTTTCCCAACCAGTGCCACAGCCAGGACACATGGGCACAGATAGGCTACACATGCCTATTAGTTCTCACTCCTTATTTCTGGGCCTTCAAATTAAAGACATTTTGGATTTTTAAGTTATACCTTCCTGCCATTTTTGGTCATCTTTAACACAAGACTCCATTGTgattaaatcagaaaataaaagagggtccatatataaagaaaacaattgGGAAAGCAGGCTAACAtttggggaggggatgggaagggGCGGGGAttcagccctgaccaggtagctcagttggttgaagcactG
This is a stretch of genomic DNA from Myotis daubentonii chromosome 15, mMyoDau2.1, whole genome shotgun sequence. It encodes these proteins:
- the ZNF296 gene encoding zinc finger protein 296; the protein is MSRRKAGCMPRRVDPEPAAHTDDETEMGDLVIDVKPEPHPWPLQAAGLQRGSPKEVPAPGRLEGAPRYCPSLTPAVGTLLALGLQNQPAPWTSLVPNPHDRQPWTDKHPDTLTCGLCLQTFPLKAITAFMDHKKQGCQPSRGPSPSADSELEDLKALTCLRCGRQFTKAWKLLRHAQWDHGLSIYQTESEAPETPLLGLAEVAAAMSAVVGQEVEAKGSQANSLPRRSPTCAVCMKTLSSFSNLKVHMRSHTGERPYACDQCSYACAQSSKLNRHKKTHQQLQPQSPDTAKASQEQASAAPPEPAAHAAAPARTLLCSREGAGAADTAGVQEPGAPGGGAQAGPGGDGCGVAIKEGRINSAQIPEKLPKKTPKTVGKSHGPGGSCEFCGKRFTNSSNLTVHRRSHTGERPYTCELCPYACAQSSKLNRHRRMHGLGPGGARFECPHCRVPFGLRATLDKHLRQKHPQAGGEA
- the CLASRP gene encoding CLK4-associating serine/arginine rich protein isoform X3, which codes for MSVPTWTTSLTTPPRCSPPFSEEQCLYQIYIDELYGGLQRPSEDEKKKLAEKKASIGYTYEDSTVAEVEKVAEKPEEEESPAEEESNSDEDEVIPDIDVEVDVDELNQEQVADLNKQATTYGMADGDFVRMLRKDKEEAEAIKHAKALEEEKAMYSGRRSRRQRREFREKRLRGRKISPPSYARRDSPTYDPYKRSPSESSSESRSRSRSPTPGREEKITFITSFGGSDEEAAAAAAAAAASGAATGKPPAPPQPGGPAPGRNANARRRSSSSSSSSSASRTSSSRSSSRSSSRSRRGGGYYRSGRHARSRSRSWSRSRSRSRRYSRSRSRGRRHSGGGSRDGHRYSHSPPRRGGYGPRRRSRSRSRSGDWYRRGGRGPRHHSSSRSRSSWSLSPSRSRSLTRSRSPSPSQSQSRSRSRSCSRSRSQSHSSSPPREKLTRPASSPAVGEKLKKTEPAAGKETGAAKPKLTPQEKLKLRMQKALNRQFKADKKAAQEKMIQQEHERQEREDELRAMARKIRMKERERREKEREEWERQYSRQSRSPSPRYSREYSSSRRRSRSRSRSPHYRH
- the CLASRP gene encoding CLK4-associating serine/arginine rich protein isoform X2; translation: MLQHGGNMRTLCLVKSASHKKTNTARFHIYEKKDPAQFLQVHGRACKVHLDSAVALAAESPVNMMPWQGDTNNMIDRFDVRAHLDHIPDYTPPLLTTISPEQESDERKCNYERYRGLVQNDFAGISEEQCLYQIYIDELYGGLQRPSEDEKKKLAEKKASIGYTYEDSTVAEVEKVAEKPEEEESPAEEESNSDEDEVIPDIDVEVDVDELNQEQVADLNKQATTYGMADGDFVRMLRKDKEEAEAIKHAKALEEEKAMYSGRRSRRQRREFREKRLRGRKISPPSYARRDSPTYDPYKRSPSESSSESRSRSRSPTPGREEKITFITSFGGSDEEAAAAAAAAAASGAATGKPPAPPQPGGPAPGRNANARRRSSSSSSSSSASRTSSSRSSSRSSSRSRRGGGYYRSGRHARSRSRSWSRSRSRSRRYSRSRSRGRRHSGGGSRDGHRYSHSPPRRGGYGPRRRSRSRSRSGDWYRRGGRGPRHHSSSRSRSSWSLSPSRSRSLTRSRSPSPSQSQSRSRSRSCSRSRSQSHSSSPPREKLTRPASSPAVGEKLKKTEPAAGKETGAAKPKLTPQEKLKLRMQKALNRQFKADKKAAQEKMIQQEHERQEREDELRAMARKIRMKERERREKEREEWERQYSRQSRSPSPRYSREYSSSRRRSRSRSRSPHYRH
- the CLASRP gene encoding CLK4-associating serine/arginine rich protein isoform X1 is translated as MWHEARKHERKLRGMMVDYKKRAERRREYYEKIKKDPAQFLQVHGRACKVHLDSAVALAAESPVNMMPWQGDTNNMIDRFDVRAHLDHIPDYTPPLLTTISPEQESDERKCNYERYRGLVQNDFAGISEEQCLYQIYIDELYGGLQRPSEDEKKKLAEKKASIGYTYEDSTVAEVEKVAEKPEEEESPAEEESNSDEDEVIPDIDVEVDVDELNQEQVADLNKQATTYGMADGDFVRMLRKDKEEAEAIKHAKALEEEKAMYSGRRSRRQRREFREKRLRGRKISPPSYARRDSPTYDPYKRSPSESSSESRSRSRSPTPGREEKITFITSFGGSDEEAAAAAAAAAASGAATGKPPAPPQPGGPAPGRNANARRRSSSSSSSSSASRTSSSRSSSRSSSRSRRGGGYYRSGRHARSRSRSWSRSRSRSRRYSRSRSRGRRHSGGGSRDGHRYSHSPPRRGGYGPRRRSRSRSRSGDWYRRGGRGPRHHSSSRSRSSWSLSPSRSRSLTRSRSPSPSQSQSRSRSRSCSRSRSQSHSSSPPREKLTRPASSPAVGEKLKKTEPAAGKETGAAKPKLTPQEKLKLRMQKALNRQFKADKKAAQEKMIQQEHERQEREDELRAMARKIRMKERERREKEREEWERQYSRQSRSPSPRYSREYSSSRRRSRSRSRSPHYRH